TCCATCAGCCGCTTCATGATGGTCCCCTTGCCTGCCCCGGAAAAACCGGATACTACCGTCAGTATTCCTTTATTGCTCATGCAAATCCCTCTGCTTTCTACTCAATATTCTGGATCTGTTCCCGGACCTTCTCGATCTCCGTCTTCAGATCAATGCCCACATTGGAGACTTCCAGGTCATTGGCTTTGGAGAGGATGGTATTGGCCTCCCGGTTCATTTCCTGGGCGATGAAATCCAGCTTCCTGCCGATCCCGCTGTCAGAAGATTCCAGAGTTTCTTTCATATGTACGATGTGGCTTCTTAAGCGGACCAGTTCTTCATCGGTACAGATCTTGTCGGCAAAGATCACCACTTCCGCGGCGATCCGGCTCTCCTCGATCTGGGTATCCTCCAGAAGCTCCTGCACCTTGGCCTCCAGCTTCTCCCGGTACTCTGCGATGATCCTGGGCGCCCGTTCTTCGATATATCCTACCAGCTCCAGCATTCCGGACAGCTTCTCCAGGATATCCTTCTTCAGGTTCTCACCCTCCAGCGTACGGGTCTCCACAAACTGATCGATGGCTCCGTTCAGGGCCTTCTCCAGACCGTTCCACAGTTCCTCCTCATCCAGGGCCTGCTCTTCCATGGTGAGCACCTCCGGACACCGGGAAATGGTGGATACCCGGACATCATTCTCCAGTCCGAAGGTAGTCTCCATCTGCCGGAAATAATCAAGGTATTCCTGGGCCAGCGCCTCGTTATATTTCAGAGACACCTGCCCTTCCGACAGGTCTTCATAGGAAATAAACAAGTCCACCTTCCCTCTCTGGATCCTCTTCTTCAGAAGGTTCCGGATAGAAGTCTCAAAAAAATTCAGCTTCTTGGGCATCCGGATGTTCACATCCAGATAGCGGTGATTCACGCCTTTCATCTCCACGGTAAATTTACGTTCTCCGTCGGCCACCTCACAGCGCCCGAAGCCGGTCATGCTTCTTATCATGATAACAAACTCCATTTCTTTGCATAATGCATCCGTTTTCGTTCCGCATTATTATAAGCTATTTGGCAATTCCCGTCAACCGTGGTATACTTGAACCCAAAGCGTTACCGTTCACACCGTAGCCACTGCGCATGTGGCTGGAGGTACGGGTGTGAACAAATTCTTCACCAGGAAAGGAATATCACTATGGCATTTGACGGGATCACAGTCGCCGCGATCGTACAGGAATTAAAAGAAGCTCTCTGCCAGGGGCGCATCGCCAAGATCGCCCAGCCGGAGGCGGATGAACTTCTTCTCACCATAAAGACACCTGCAGGGCAGAAAAGACTCTACCTTTCTGCCAGCGCATCCCTCCCTCTTATCTACCTGACGGAGGACAATAAGCCCAGCCCTATGACAGCTCCCAACTTCTGTATGCTTCTGCGCAAGCATATCGGGAACGGGCGGATCGTGG
This window of the Massilistercora timonensis genome carries:
- a CDS encoding YicC/YloC family endoribonuclease, which codes for MIRSMTGFGRCEVADGERKFTVEMKGVNHRYLDVNIRMPKKLNFFETSIRNLLKKRIQRGKVDLFISYEDLSEGQVSLKYNEALAQEYLDYFRQMETTFGLENDVRVSTISRCPEVLTMEEQALDEEELWNGLEKALNGAIDQFVETRTLEGENLKKDILEKLSGMLELVGYIEERAPRIIAEYREKLEAKVQELLEDTQIEESRIAAEVVIFADKICTDEELVRLRSHIVHMKETLESSDSGIGRKLDFIAQEMNREANTILSKANDLEVSNVGIDLKTEIEKVREQIQNIE